The sequence TGCATTTTCTTTTATCTTTGAATCCTTCCAATTTCGGGTTTTAAGACGTTGCCTTAGAACATGGGGGTTTGCACGAAGTACTATCACAAAATCTGCATCCTGGAGGTAATGTGACAGGTGCCCCTCAATGATCCACACCATGGGATTCATAGGATCCTTTGAATCTTCAAGTAGATGATCAATTTCAAGGCACATATCTTCAATATCCACTATTTTGTAACCCTTTTCTTCATCCACTCCATGGTAGAGATGTTTTTCATAGATGAGATCGTTTACAGGTACCAGTGTGCTTTGAAAATTCTCCAAATGGAGTTTATCATTGAGAATCTTTGATACTGTGCTTTTACCTGTTCCAGGAGTTCCTGTGATGAGTATTATCATTTTAATTCCATTATTATGTTTTATAGGAGCTTAGAATGTTTCTATAATTATCTATTTTTTATAATTATTTATGATTAAAAAGACTTCCTTTCTAGAATTTATTTAAAACATTTAAACGTAAGCCATCCATTTAATTGGAAAATTGGATCGTATCATTAACCTAAATAAATTAAAATTGGGATAAAAGGATTTATCCCAGTTTCTCTGCAAGCATCTGGGCAACCTTCTCACCAGAGAGAAGCATTCCACCGAATATTGGACCCATACGTGGAGAACCGTGTACAGCGTTTGCTGCCATTCCTGTAACGTACATTCCAGGGTAAACTTCACCAACGTTGTCCATTATCCTGTTTTCTGCAACATCTGCCCACATGGATTTTTCACCCATGATCTTACCTGTTTCTGTCTGGAGTTCAGCTCCCATCTTCCTTTGGATGATCTTGACGATCTCACATGGGTGTCCTGTTGCATCAACAACTGCCTTTGCACGTACTGTTAATGGGTCAACGTGGAGACCTCCCATTTCAACTGCGCTCCAGTTGAGTACAACACCTTCAACTCCCTTTTCATGGATCATTACATCTTCTATGGACATGAGGTTGAAGACCTTGAGTCCTGCCTGGCATGCCTTTGAGCAGATGGTTGAAACACATTCAATGGAATCTGCAACATGGTAG is a genomic window of Methanobacterium congolense containing:
- a CDS encoding adenylate kinase family protein, producing MIILITGTPGTGKSTVSKILNDKLHLENFQSTLVPVNDLIYEKHLYHGVDEEKGYKIVDIEDMCLEIDHLLEDSKDPMNPMVWIIEGHLSHYLQDADFVIVLRANPHVLRQRLKTRNWKDSKIKENAEAEALAVCTCEAYQIHGERVNEIDTTDISPEETAELVIDVINDKKHFPAGSVDFLQDLL
- a CDS encoding sulfide-dependent adenosine diphosphate thiazole synthase, whose amino-acid sequence is MKLDDITVSKAIIEGFMNDFLDYTDMDVAIGGGGPSGLTAGYYLAKAGYKVALFERKLSMGGGMWGGGMMFNKIVVQSESKHILDEFGIKTEEYQENYHVADSIECVSTICSKACQAGLKVFNLMSIEDVMIHEKGVEGVVLNWSAVEMGGLHVDPLTVRAKAVVDATGHPCEIVKIIQRKMGAELQTETGKIMGEKSMWADVAENRIMDNVGEVYPGMYVTGMAANAVHGSPRMGPIFGGMLLSGEKVAQMLAEKLG